In Halalkalibaculum roseum, a single window of DNA contains:
- a CDS encoding cold-shock protein: MKQGKIKFFDTQKGFGFIAPDEGGKDIFVHRNNVEGLGQNQGLEDDEAVEFEVEETPKGLSATNVRSLDYK; this comes from the coding sequence ATGAAGCAAGGCAAAATAAAATTTTTCGACACACAAAAAGGATTTGGATTTATCGCACCTGACGAGGGTGGCAAGGATATTTTCGTACACCGTAACAACGTTGAAGGACTGGGACAAAACCAGGGACTGGAAGACGACGAAGCTGTTGAATTTGAAGTTGAAGAAACACCCAAGGGACTGAGTGCTACAAACGTACGCAGCCTCGACTACAAGTAA
- a CDS encoding SLC13 family permease translates to MSKNTFTGREIIGFLTGLLLFIVLMVLPAPEGLSEAAWRTAAVALMMGTWWITEAIPIAATALVPVVLFPFLGISNIDSTLEPYAHPLIFLFMGGFIIAIAMEKWELHRRIALNIVSFVGTRPHAIVLGFILASAFLSMWVSNTATALMMLPIALSVIRLVDRQQEDSGLQFRHFGLCLLLGVAYGCNVGGMGTLIGTPPNALLAGFMADNYGIEISFARWLLFGLPLVVICIPIVYLVLTRLVYPLQMEQLPGGSQLFEEALQALGSISKPEKKIALVFTLTALLWITRPLFEELLPGVSDTGIAMAAALSFFLIPVKSEETKCILEWNDVEGLPWGVLILFGGGLSLASAINNTGLAEWIGLSLQGLASWPVLVLLFLLVAMIIFLTEMTSNTATAAAFLPIMGSVAVGIGLDPMLFALPVALAASSAFMLPVATPPNAIIYGSNRITIPEMAKAGLWLNLIFIVLLSLTAYTVGPYIFAM, encoded by the coding sequence ATGTCGAAGAACACTTTCACCGGTAGGGAAATCATAGGATTTCTGACCGGACTCCTGTTATTTATAGTGTTAATGGTTCTTCCTGCACCGGAGGGACTGTCTGAAGCCGCCTGGCGTACGGCGGCTGTGGCCCTGATGATGGGGACCTGGTGGATTACAGAAGCTATTCCTATAGCTGCTACAGCGCTGGTACCAGTGGTTTTATTTCCGTTTCTAGGCATTTCCAATATCGACAGTACCCTCGAGCCCTATGCGCATCCGCTGATTTTCCTGTTCATGGGTGGGTTTATCATTGCCATTGCCATGGAGAAGTGGGAGCTACACCGGCGCATCGCCCTTAATATCGTTAGTTTTGTCGGTACCCGTCCGCATGCGATCGTCCTGGGTTTTATCCTTGCCTCGGCCTTTCTCAGTATGTGGGTCAGCAATACCGCAACCGCATTGATGATGCTACCCATTGCCCTGTCGGTTATCCGGCTGGTTGACCGGCAGCAAGAGGACTCGGGCTTGCAGTTCCGTCACTTTGGTTTATGTTTGCTGCTTGGGGTGGCCTATGGATGCAATGTCGGCGGAATGGGTACGCTGATCGGTACCCCGCCCAACGCCTTGCTGGCCGGTTTTATGGCAGACAATTACGGCATCGAAATTTCCTTTGCCCGGTGGTTGCTCTTCGGACTGCCCCTGGTAGTTATTTGCATCCCTATCGTATACCTTGTGCTGACCCGCCTGGTCTATCCTTTGCAGATGGAGCAACTTCCCGGCGGCAGCCAGCTGTTTGAGGAAGCCCTGCAGGCTCTTGGTAGTATTTCAAAACCTGAGAAAAAAATTGCGCTGGTATTTACCCTTACCGCATTGCTCTGGATTACTCGTCCCTTATTTGAAGAACTGCTCCCCGGGGTTTCCGATACAGGCATTGCCATGGCCGCGGCCCTGAGTTTTTTCCTGATTCCGGTTAAATCGGAAGAGACAAAATGCATCCTCGAGTGGAATGATGTGGAAGGTTTGCCCTGGGGGGTGTTGATTCTTTTCGGAGGCGGATTGAGCCTGGCATCGGCCATCAACAATACCGGTCTGGCTGAATGGATAGGGCTGAGCCTGCAAGGATTAGCAAGCTGGCCGGTTTTAGTGCTGCTCTTCCTGCTGGTGGCAATGATTATTTTCCTGACAGAGATGACCAGTAATACGGCAACAGCCGCTGCCTTTTTGCCAATCATGGGTTCCGTGGCAGTGGGCATCGGATTGGATCCGATGCTCTTCGCACTTCCGGTTGCTTTGGCTGCCAGCTCCGCATTCATGCTGCCGGTGGCCACTCCGCCAAACGCTATCATTTATGGAAGTAATCGTATTACTATACCCGAGATGGCCAAGGCCGGTTTATGGCTGAACCTAATTTTTATCGTACTGTTGAGCCTAACGGCTTACACCGTAGGCCCTTACATTTTCGCGATGTAG
- a CDS encoding putative sugar nucleotidyl transferase — protein MQICFFEDKHFSNFHPLTLTRPVDDLRVGIFTIAEKWQKALQAKNTARILRKELKEVFEEGSINENDSCLWINARYLPSSSLLKEVEELGAGNCLQSEGTVIAARADGSSSRQWLEQGKPDFNSLFVLESADFKAIEHLWDLFKINGSEIKADIQRAKPGRGSKLNISSHAILVEEENIYIATGATLEAGTIINAENGPVYIGEGAHIKAGSIIYGPTAICSKATVNAGAKIYGDTTIGPVCKVGGEVNNAIFHSYSNKGHEGFVGNSVFGQWCNLGADTNTSNLKNNYSTIRITDWKTEQEIETGEQFFGTVMGDHSKTAINTQLNTGTVCGVNCNIFSGDFPPKFIHSFSWVGSNVIQKYRLDKAFETMEAMMARRGVSLTEPYKKMMEAIFQNAR, from the coding sequence ATGCAAATCTGCTTTTTTGAGGACAAACATTTCTCCAATTTTCACCCGCTCACCCTTACCCGTCCGGTGGATGATTTGCGGGTCGGCATATTCACTATAGCCGAAAAATGGCAAAAGGCTTTGCAGGCGAAAAATACGGCTCGCATCCTCAGAAAGGAACTCAAAGAGGTATTCGAAGAGGGTTCTATCAATGAAAACGATTCCTGCCTCTGGATCAATGCCCGCTACCTGCCCTCCTCTTCGCTGCTCAAGGAGGTGGAAGAACTGGGTGCCGGGAATTGCCTTCAGTCCGAGGGGACCGTAATTGCCGCCCGCGCCGACGGTTCTTCTTCCCGGCAATGGCTGGAGCAAGGCAAGCCAGATTTCAACTCCCTGTTCGTGCTGGAGTCAGCTGATTTCAAAGCCATTGAACACCTGTGGGATCTCTTTAAGATCAACGGATCGGAAATCAAAGCTGATATTCAGCGGGCAAAACCCGGTCGCGGGAGCAAACTGAATATTTCCTCCCATGCCATACTGGTTGAAGAGGAAAATATTTACATCGCAACAGGAGCCACCCTGGAAGCAGGTACGATCATCAATGCCGAAAATGGACCGGTATATATCGGGGAAGGCGCCCACATCAAAGCAGGATCGATCATCTATGGTCCGACCGCAATCTGTTCGAAGGCCACCGTGAATGCCGGTGCAAAAATTTACGGAGACACTACTATCGGACCGGTCTGCAAAGTGGGTGGAGAAGTGAACAACGCCATCTTTCACTCCTATTCCAACAAAGGACACGAAGGCTTCGTCGGAAACTCTGTATTCGGACAGTGGTGCAATCTCGGTGCCGATACCAATACCTCCAACCTGAAAAACAACTACAGCACCATACGCATTACCGATTGGAAAACAGAGCAGGAGATAGAAACAGGAGAACAATTTTTCGGTACGGTGATGGGAGATCACTCCAAGACTGCCATCAATACACAGCTGAATACCGGGACCGTTTGCGGTGTAAACTGCAATATCTTCTCGGGTGATTTCCCTCCCAAGTTCATCCACTCCTTCAGCTGGGTGGGATCAAATGTCATTCAAAAATATCGCCTCGACAAAGCCTTTGAAACCATGGAAGCCATGATGGCACGCAGGGGTGTGAGTCTCACAGAACCTTACAAGAAGATGATGGAAGCCATTTTTCAAAATGCCCGATAA
- the glmS gene encoding glutamine--fructose-6-phosphate transaminase (isomerizing) — protein sequence MCGIVGYIGDKQASDIIIKGLQRLEYRGYDSAGLALFNGKLEIKKGKGKVDNLRKLLKKEPVKGSVGIGHTRWATHGAPNDINSHPHTSESGKIALVHNGIIENYTSLKKELKNKGRTFHTDTDTEVIAQLIEEIYQDGQNVSFQKAVRLALKQIVGTYGLAIVHSETPDRIIIARKGSPLLLGLGDGEMFIASDASPIIEHTKKVVYLDDGEIAIVTKDGYEVKTIDDVSLTKEVHELAMSVEEIEKSGYPHFMLKEIFEQPNSIADCLRGRLDVKNHSIQLGGLVDVMDKLIGAKRLIIAACGTSWHAGLVGEYLFEHLSKIPVEVEYASEFRYREPLINEDDVMLVISQSGETADTLAAVREAKQRGATVLGICNVVGSTIARETDAGVYTHAGPEIGVASTKAFTAQVSVLAMMAIMIGQKKNTIDPEYAERLIEELDRIPGKVKQIVEQSDSIKRMAELFTYAPNFLYLGRTYNFPVALEGALKLKEISYIHAEGYPAAEMKHGPIALIDAMMPVVVIAATDHTNDKMISNIEEVKARKGRIISITGKENEEVIDLSEFSCPIPETEDCLSPLLTVIPLQLLSYYIAVNRGCNVDQPRNLAKSVTVE from the coding sequence ATGTGCGGAATAGTAGGCTATATAGGAGATAAGCAGGCCAGTGATATCATCATTAAGGGTCTGCAGCGGCTTGAGTATCGCGGATATGATTCAGCCGGCCTTGCTCTATTTAACGGCAAGCTCGAAATAAAGAAAGGCAAGGGAAAGGTTGATAACCTGCGTAAATTACTTAAGAAAGAACCGGTAAAAGGATCAGTAGGCATCGGACATACCCGCTGGGCTACCCACGGTGCTCCGAACGATATCAATTCCCACCCGCATACCAGTGAATCGGGTAAAATTGCACTGGTCCACAACGGTATTATTGAAAATTACACCTCCCTGAAGAAAGAGCTGAAAAACAAGGGTCGTACCTTCCACACGGATACCGATACCGAGGTGATCGCCCAGCTGATTGAGGAGATTTACCAGGATGGTCAGAATGTGAGCTTCCAGAAAGCAGTGCGTCTGGCCCTTAAGCAAATTGTGGGTACCTACGGTCTCGCCATTGTTCATAGTGAAACGCCTGACCGTATCATCATAGCACGGAAAGGATCACCGCTGTTGCTGGGCCTTGGTGATGGCGAAATGTTTATTGCTTCTGACGCTTCCCCAATCATCGAACATACCAAAAAGGTGGTTTACCTGGATGACGGTGAAATTGCCATTGTTACCAAAGACGGATATGAAGTAAAGACTATTGACGATGTCAGCCTCACCAAAGAGGTTCATGAACTGGCCATGAGTGTAGAGGAGATAGAAAAAAGCGGATACCCGCACTTCATGCTGAAGGAAATTTTTGAACAGCCCAACTCTATAGCTGATTGCCTGCGCGGAAGACTGGACGTGAAGAATCACAGTATTCAGCTTGGTGGATTGGTTGATGTGATGGATAAGCTGATCGGCGCCAAAAGACTGATCATTGCCGCCTGCGGAACCAGCTGGCACGCCGGACTCGTAGGGGAATACCTTTTCGAGCACCTATCCAAGATTCCGGTAGAGGTGGAGTATGCCTCCGAATTTCGTTACCGTGAGCCACTGATCAATGAGGATGATGTGATGCTTGTGATTTCCCAGAGTGGTGAGACTGCCGATACCCTGGCAGCTGTTCGAGAGGCAAAGCAGCGTGGAGCAACTGTACTGGGCATTTGTAATGTGGTTGGTTCTACGATTGCCCGAGAGACCGACGCGGGGGTTTATACACACGCGGGTCCCGAAATCGGGGTAGCTTCGACCAAGGCCTTTACCGCCCAGGTTTCCGTACTCGCGATGATGGCTATTATGATTGGTCAGAAGAAGAATACCATTGATCCCGAGTATGCCGAACGCTTGATAGAAGAGCTTGATCGCATTCCCGGTAAAGTGAAGCAGATTGTAGAACAGAGCGACAGCATCAAGAGAATGGCTGAGCTCTTTACCTATGCTCCGAACTTTCTCTACCTGGGACGAACCTACAACTTCCCGGTGGCACTTGAAGGCGCACTGAAGCTCAAAGAAATTTCCTACATCCACGCGGAAGGCTATCCTGCCGCGGAGATGAAGCATGGTCCGATCGCCCTGATCGATGCCATGATGCCCGTGGTGGTCATTGCTGCAACTGATCACACCAACGATAAAATGATCAGCAACATCGAAGAGGTGAAAGCCCGTAAGGGACGTATTATCTCTATTACCGGCAAAGAGAACGAGGAGGTCATTGACCTTTCAGAGTTCAGCTGCCCGATTCCCGAGACTGAAGATTGTCTTTCACCGCTGCTTACGGTGATACCCTTGCAGCTGCTCTCCTACTATATTGCAGTGAATCGCGGGTGCAATGTTGACCAGCCTCGTAACCTGGCCAAAAGTGTTACGGTAGAATAA
- a CDS encoding Hpt domain-containing protein — protein sequence MTNNKITDLDYLRDISTGDNQMVIEMIEVFLEGYREALSDMRELNQEGNWEELRARAHKFKPNLAYMGISKGTEKILQLEEQAKNNEPPVDIGSTISELSSICEEASGELQQELKNLNVT from the coding sequence TTGACGAATAATAAGATTACGGACCTGGATTATTTAAGGGATATTTCAACCGGTGACAACCAGATGGTCATAGAAATGATTGAAGTTTTTCTGGAGGGGTACCGGGAAGCACTGTCCGATATGCGTGAACTCAACCAGGAGGGAAACTGGGAGGAATTGCGCGCCCGCGCTCACAAGTTTAAGCCCAATCTTGCCTACATGGGTATTTCCAAAGGCACCGAAAAGATCCTGCAGCTTGAGGAGCAGGCAAAAAATAATGAGCCTCCGGTCGATATCGGATCTACTATTTCAGAGCTCAGTTCTATTTGCGAGGAGGCTTCCGGCGAGCTACAGCAGGAGCTGAAAAATTTGAATGTAACGTAA